The sequence CATCACCTCGCTCGGCCCCGAGACGTGTATGAGGAAATGACCAGGGTGATGGCGTCCTCGGGGCGGATCGTCGTGAGTGATTTCAGCACGTATGGCCTGGAAGTGATGGACCGGATTCTGCAAAGCGAGGGGCGCCGGCACGACGTGGGTTCCGGAAGCCTGATGGAAATGCGGGAATGGCTGCTCGCCGACGGCTTCAAGGTCGGTCTCCATCGGACCAGGATTCAGGATACGATCGTCGGGGTGCGATGAACGATGTCAGTACCGTTGAAGATCACGATTCTCGTCGATGACAAGGCCGCGGAAGGGCTGGTGGCCGAGCATGGTCTCGCGTTCTGGATCGAGTTCGGGAGGGCGAAACTGTTGTTCGACACCGGCCAGGGGCCGGCCCTGGAAGCCAATGCCCGAACGCTTGGCATCGATCTTTCCACGGCTGACATGGTGGCCCTGAGTCATGGCCATTACGACCATACGGGCGGGTTGCCGCTCGCTTTCGAGCGGATTCCCGATGCCCGGTTGCACTGTCACCCGGCGGTGATTAAACCGCGATACAGCATTCGGGACGGTGTGGCAAAGGCGGTCGGCATGCCGGAAACCGCGCGAAAAGCGGTTGATCAGGTGACGGGGCTCCGACGGGCGTTCGAAAATCGGCCGGTTTTGTGGTCCAAAGATGTTGGATTGACAGGGCCGATTCCCCGGAAAACGGCTTTTGAAACGACCGGCGGCCCTTTCTCCCTCGATCAGCAGGGAACACAGCCCGATCCCATAGAGGACGACCAGGCACTCTGGGTGCGAACCCCCGAAGGCATTGTCGTCGTGACCGGTTGCTGCCATTCTGGATTGATCAACACCCTCTCGTGTGTACGCGAACTGGCGGGAGACGGTCCCATCCTGGCCATTGTCGGCGGGTTCCACCTGCTGAATGCCGATGCAGACAGACTTGAGAAGACGATCAAGTTGCTGCGCGAATTCCGGCCTGGGCAGCTGATTCCCACGCACTGCACGGGTGACGGTGCCGTCGCGGCGCTGGGCGCGGCCTTCGGTGTCATGGTTGCTCCGGGCAAGGCTGGAGATAGGTTTCAGTGGTGACAGGCTGTTTCCTGGGGGTGTCGATGACCCGCACGGAAGGAATCGCGGGTTAGGACAGCAGGTAGAGGCCAAACAGGGCTGCCAGCGCGAACCGATACCAAGCGAACGGCGTCAGGCGGGTGCGGCCGAGGAAGCGCATGAAGCTGACAACGGCGAGCCAGGCCACCACGAACGAGACGAAAAAGCCGATGGCGAAGACACCCGCGTCGCTCATCGACAGCAGGTCGCGGCTCGACCAGAGGTCCTTGCCCGTCGCGGCGACCATCATCGGAATGGCGAGCAGGAACGAAAACTCCGCCGCGGGCACGTGAGACACACCGAACAGAAGGCCGCCGGCAATCGTCGCGCCGGCTCTGGAAAAGCCCGGCCACAGCGAGAGGCACTGGCAGACGCCGATTCCCAGCGCTTGCTTCCAGGTCATCTCGTCGACTGTTATTGCCCGCACCTGGGGTTGATATCGTTCGGCCAGGATCAGATAGATGCCGCCGATGACGAGACCGACCAGGACGGTTATCGGCGAGAAGAGATACAGCTTGATTCTCTTGTGGAACAGCAGGCCGAGAACGACGGCTGGAACCATCGCCAGTGCAATGTGCCACAGGGTCAGCCGGTTGCTTGTCCACGGCAGATCGCGCCATCGCCGCAACATGTCGATGATGCGGGTTCGGTAGAGAATGGCAACGGCGAGAATCGCGCCGAGCTGGATGAACACCTCGAAGGTGTCAGCCTTCTCGCCCGTGAAGCCCAGCAGATGTGCCGAGAGAATGAGGTGTCCTGTCGAACTGACCGGCAGAAACTCGGTCAGCCCTTCGACGATTCCCTGAATGACGGCAATGAGGTGGATGTTCATGCGGCTTCCTCCATGGATGCAACAGGGCAAAGGTGGCGATCACCTTACACGAAATCCGGGCGAAGGAAAACCCCCCTTCAACTCAACTCGTGCCGATAAGAGCGATCAAACATCAGCGTTTCAGCTGGGAAATAGAATAATACACATAAATATAATAATGATTCGGGGCGCCATGCCGTAGCGGTCAGTTGGTGGGCGTTTGCCTTGGCACCGTTCATGCCGCAGGCAGACGGGATCGACATTCGCGAGGCAGAGATCGGAACTCCTGCTTTGGAACAAGGTGGTTGCAAAGAAGGGGGGATATCACGGAATTGTTCTTTCGCTCAATTTGAACAAGGGTTTGACGAGGATGATCCAGAGAGATAGAATATGCAAACGGGCAAATGCTCGGAATGATGTCGCAGGTTGACCGATATGCCGGGATTCTGCGTGGTGAAAGTGATGTTCATGAAGCGCGAATGGTGGAAATCGGTTGCGGTTCTCTGCCTGATTCTTCAGGTCGGATTTCTTGCCGCCGGGTTGCTGCATTTCACCCGCAGCGGATGCCACGATAACCATCTTGAGAACTGCGAACATCTCCGTTCCGGCTTCCCACATGCGCATGTGGTATCCCCTCATAAGGGGGGAGAGGGACACGAAGCAACGCTGTGCCGCCCTTGCTGCGCGATACCGGAGGGCGCCGAGACGAGCAAGCCTTTCCGATGGGCGATGTCCGGGAACGTCGTTCCCTGCCCGTCCGAACACTGTCTGATCTGTTCGCTCTCCGATCTGGTGTGTTCGAGCGATGTCGAATCGACGGGTGAACCACTGGGGGACATCTTCTCCGTCCGTCGTTCGGCGGACGTTCATTGTTTTTATGACCTTCAAGGCGTTTTTCGGCCATGCCTGCCACGTGGCCCTCCCGTTGTGAGCTGAATCCTCGGTTTTCGGAATTTCCGCAGACCGCCGACAGCCTGTCGGCGATTCAGTCCATGATGGGAGAATCATGTGAGATATATATCTATTGCCTTTTGTCTGC is a genomic window of Candidatus Ozemobacteraceae bacterium containing:
- a CDS encoding MBL fold metallo-hydrolase, which translates into the protein MKITILVDDKAAEGLVAEHGLAFWIEFGRAKLLFDTGQGPALEANARTLGIDLSTADMVALSHGHYDHTGGLPLAFERIPDARLHCHPAVIKPRYSIRDGVAKAVGMPETARKAVDQVTGLRRAFENRPVLWSKDVGLTGPIPRKTAFETTGGPFSLDQQGTQPDPIEDDQALWVRTPEGIVVVTGCCHSGLINTLSCVRELAGDGPILAIVGGFHLLNADADRLEKTIKLLREFRPGQLIPTHCTGDGAVAALGAAFGVMVAPGKAGDRFQW
- a CDS encoding undecaprenyl-diphosphate phosphatase translates to MNIHLIAVIQGIVEGLTEFLPVSSTGHLILSAHLLGFTGEKADTFEVFIQLGAILAVAILYRTRIIDMLRRWRDLPWTSNRLTLWHIALAMVPAVVLGLLFHKRIKLYLFSPITVLVGLVIGGIYLILAERYQPQVRAITVDEMTWKQALGIGVCQCLSLWPGFSRAGATIAGGLLFGVSHVPAAEFSFLLAIPMMVAATGKDLWSSRDLLSMSDAGVFAIGFFVSFVVAWLAVVSFMRFLGRTRLTPFAWYRFALAALFGLYLLS